CTTATGCTGGTATTTGCTTATAACTAATACCAGCCATTTGGGTCGCTAGGCGCAATACCTGAGTACTATAACCTACTTCATTATCATACCAGATGTAAACAGTAGCATGGTTATCGGTAACGATTGTGGCCTGTGCATCGACAATTCCCACATGCTTAGTACCAACAAAATCAGTCGACACCGCTTCGGTTGAATCAGTATAAGCGATTTGTGACTGCCAAGTACTGCTATTGGCCATTTCACGTAAAAACTCGTTTAAGGCGTCTTCACTTTTAGGGGCGGTTTTTAGATTTAAGTTCAAAATTGCTAAGCTTACGTTCGGAGTCGGGACGCGAATAGCATTTCCGGTTAATTTTCCACTTAACTCTGGTAACGCTTTGCCAACAGCCTTAGCTGCTCCAGTGCTAGTAATAACCATATTGAGCACCGCACTACGACCACGGCGATCGGCTTTATGATAATTATCAATCAGGTTTTGATCATTGGTAAATGAGTGAATAGTTTCGACATGACCATTTTCGATACCGTATTCATCATTTAGCACTTTAAGCGTGGGCGTAATAGCATTGGTCGTACAACTAGCCGCACTAACGATGGTATCTTCACCAACAGTATCGTTATTGACCCCGTAGACGACGTTTTTAATCTCGCCGCCAGCAGGAGCGGTTAACAGTACCTTTTGCACCCCTTTAGCTTGCAAATGCTTGCCAAGACCCGCTTCATCTTTCCAGATGCCGGTATTATCAATAACGAGAGCATTATCGATACCGTAGCTGGTGTAATCAATCTCGCTTGGGTCATTAGCATAAATGACTTGTACAAAGCGGCCATTGATAAGGATACCATTATTATCATTATCGACGCTGACGCTACCTAAAAAGCTACCATGGATAGAATCGCGCTCTAGTAATGATGCACGTTTCTCCAAATCACCTGCTGGCGCTGGACGCACTACAATCGCTTTTAATTGTAAACCTTTGGCGCTCGAGGCTTGAGAAAGTAGTAAACGAGTTAAGATACGGCCGATACGACCAAAACCGTATAAAACCACGTCAGTCGCTTCATTTGCGCTATCGCTGTCAGCACTAACCGCTTGTAGTGCTTGTTCGATATCACTGTTATTAGCTATTAGCTGACCGGCATCCACGTTTGCTGCTTGGATATTGTCGTTTGCTAGCAATTTATTCGCTAACGCTAAAGTGTCAGCGACAGCAATAGACTTGCTATTCGGATGACGAGTAGCGGCTTTTTGATGCAGCGCTAGTATTTGTGCTACTGAAGTCGTATTTAAAGACTCACCGAATAAAGTAACTTGTACATCGCGCTCATTGTATAGTTTATTTAATAGCCCCATCAGCTCAATAGCTTGCTGTTCTTGAT
This sequence is a window from Psychrobacter jeotgali. Protein-coding genes within it:
- a CDS encoding glyceraldehyde-3-phosphate dehydrogenase, which gives rise to MSFVSQADTLRQLQQDHLSQYNNQEQQAIELMGLLNKLYNERDVQVTLFGESLNTTSVAQILALHQKAATRHPNSKSIAVADTLALANKLLANDNIQAANVDAGQLIANNSDIEQALQAVSADSDSANEATDVVLYGFGRIGRILTRLLLSQASSAKGLQLKAIVVRPAPAGDLEKRASLLERDSIHGSFLGSVSVDNDNNGILINGRFVQVIYANDPSEIDYTSYGIDNALVIDNTGIWKDEAGLGKHLQAKGVQKVLLTAPAGGEIKNVVYGVNNDTVGEDTIVSAASCTTNAITPTLKVLNDEYGIENGHVETIHSFTNDQNLIDNYHKADRRGRSAVLNMVITSTGAAKAVGKALPELSGKLTGNAIRVPTPNVSLAILNLNLKTAPKSEDALNEFLREMANSSTWQSQIAYTDSTEAVSTDFVGTKHVGIVDAQATIVTDNHATVYIWYDNEVGYSTQVLRLATQMAGISYKQIPA